One window of the Benincasa hispida cultivar B227 chromosome 3, ASM972705v1, whole genome shotgun sequence genome contains the following:
- the LOC120072724 gene encoding alkane hydroxylase MAH1-like: MYIYIYIHLNSYPLPSLSFRAPMASISFLEIPLVFIPFLLVFFLLSLKWNSNGLPWNWPFFGMTLNIFFHFHRIHDHLTQILYQSSSTFLFKGVWFADLDFFFTANPSNIHHILSTKFERYPKGPDFKYIFDILGDGIFNSDSDVWKNQRKTAHSLVRDENFLQFLEKITLKKVKEGLVPILESVCENGSVLDLQDLFQRFSFDSTCMLVTGFDLHSLSLELPQVPFSKAMDDAEEVIFLRHFFPKPIWEFQKTVHIGQPKRLKQAWKIIDETIAKLIASKRESLGNQVKEEGDHEQGGVDLITSYITNTNKDDKFLRDTVLNFMIAGRDTLSSALSWFFFCLSNNPIVEEKIRDELKTTIPLNESRDEWRIFSIEELKRLVYFHGALCEALRLYPPVPYQHKVAVQHDTLPSGHHINPKTKIVFSLYALGRMSDVWGKDCMEFKPERWITEKGSIKHEPSYKFLAFNAGPRTCLGKEVAFIEIKLVAATIIHNYNIIRQMGYKVVPNPSIILHMKHGFKVRITKRWC, encoded by the coding sequence atgtatatatatatatacatccaCCTTAATAGCTATCCTCTACCAAGTTTGAGTTTCAGAGCTCCAATGGCTTCCATCAGCTTTTTAGAAATTCCTCTCGTTTTCATACCCTTTCTTTTGgtattttttcttctctctctcaagTGGAACTCTAATGGGCTTCCTTGGAATTGGCCTTTCTTCGGAATGACTCTCaatattttcttccatttccaCCGAATTCATGATCATCTCACTCAAATCTTATACcaatcttcttccactttcctTTTCAAAGGTGTTTGGTTTGCTGATcttgatttcttcttcacagccaACCCTTCTAATATTCACCATATTTTGAGCACTAAGTTCGAGCGATACCCCAAAGGCCCTgatttcaagtatatttttgaCATTTTGGGAGATGGGATTTTCAACTCTGATTCAGATGTTTGGAAAAATCAACGCAAAACCGCTCATTCCTTGGTTCGTGATGAGAATTTTCTTCAGTTCTTGGAGAAAATTACATTGAAGAAAGTGAAGGAAGGGCTTGTTCCGATTCTTGAAAGTGTTTGTGAGAATGGGTCGGTGTTGGATCTGCAAGATTTGTTTCAGAGATTCTCCTTTGATTCAACTTGTATGTTGGTCACTGGCTTCGACCTCCATAGTTTATCTCTTGAACTCCCTCAAGTTCCTTTTTCCAAGGCCATGGATGATGCAGAGGAAGTGATTTTTCTCCGACATTTTTTCCCTAAACCAATATGGGAATTTCAGAAGACAGTCCATATTGGTCAACCCAAAAGGCTGAAACAAGCTTGGAAAATCATAGATGAAACCATCGCTAAATTGATAGCCTCCAAAAGGGAAAGCTTGGGAAATCAGGTGAAAGAAGAGGGAGATCATGAGCAAGGAGGAGTTGATTTGATTACATCCTATATtacaaatacaaacaaagatGATAAGTTTTTGAGAGACACAGTCCTAAATTTCATGATTGCAGGTAGAGACACTCTAAGTTCAGCTCTCTCTTGGTTTTTCTTTTGTCTTTCGAACAATCCCATTGTTGAAGAAAAGATAAGAGACGAGCTCAAGACAACGATTCCATTAAATGAATCTCGTGATGAATGGCGGATATTTTCCATTGAAGAGTTGAAGAGACTAGTTTACTTTCATGGGGCTTTGTGTGAAGCACTTAGACTGTATCCTCCAGTTCCATATCAACATAAGGTTGCTGTGCAGCATGATACTCTCCCAAGTGGCCATCACATAAATCCCAAAACAAAGATTGTGTTTTCTTTATATGCATTGGGAAGGATGAGTGATGTGTGGGGGAAAGATTGCATGGAATTCAAGCCAGAGAGATGGATTACAGAGAAGGGAAGTATCAAACATGAACCATCTTACAAATTCTTGGCCTTCAATGCTGGGCCAAGAACTTGTTTGGGGAAAGAAGTGGCTTTTATTGAGATAAAACTAGTTGCAGCTACTATTATTCATAACTACAACATTATTCGACAGATGGGGTATaaggttgttccaaatccttCCATTATTCTTCATATGAAACATGGATTCAAGGTTAGAATTACAAAGAGATGGTGTTGA